The stretch of DNA TGGTCGGCGCGCCGGTGCTGCTCAAGTGCGAGAACCTGCAGCGCACCGGCTCCTTCAAGTCCCGCGGCGCCTACGTGCGCATCGCCCGGCTCACCGACGAGGAACGGGCCAAGGGCGTGGTGGCGGCCAGCGCCGGCAATCACGCCCAGGGCGTCGCGCTGGCAGCGCGCCTGACCGGCGCCAGCGCAACCGTGTTCATGCCGGAGGGTGCGCCGATCCCCAAGGAGCGCGCCACCCGCGGGTACGGCGCCGACGTGCTCTTCGCCGGCCGGACGGTGGACGAGAGCCTCGCCGCCGCGCACGAGTACGCCGCCCGCACCGGGGCGGTGCTCATCCACCCCTTCGACCACCCGGACATCATCGCCGGCCAGGGCACCGTCGGCCTCGAGATCCTCGAGCAGGTGCCCGACGTACGGACGGTCGTCGTCCCCGCCGGCGGCGGCGGACTCATCGCCGGTGTCGCGGTGGCGATCAAGGCGCAGCGACCCGACGTGCGCGTCGTCGGCGTGCAGGCCGAGGGCGCCGCGTCGTACCCGACCTCGCTGGCGGCCGGCGGCCCGGTGCCGCTGGCAGCCATGAAGACGATGGCCGACGGCATCGCGGTGGGCCGTCCGGGCGACCTGACGTTCGCGGCGGTGCGCGATCACGTCGACGAGATCCGCACGGTCACCGAGGAGTCGATCTCGCGGGCGCTGCTCTCCCTGCTGGAGCGGGCCAAGCTGGTGGTCGAGCCCGCCGGCGCCGTCGGCATCGCTGCCCTCCTCGACGAGCCGGGCGCCTTCGAGGGCCCGGTCGCGGTGGTGCTCTCCGGCGGCAACATCGACCCGCTGCTGCTGAGCAAGGTCATCCGGCACGGTCTGGCGGCCGACGGTCGCTACCTGGTGCTGCGGGTGGTGCTCGACGACGCGCCCGGAGCGCTCGCCGGTCTGCTGGCCCTGATCGCGGAGGCGGGTGCCAACGTGGTGCACGTCAGCCACGGACGCACCGATCCGGCGCTGAGCGTGGACCAGGTGGAGGTCCTGCTCCAGCTGGAGACCCGAGGCCTGGTGCACGCCGCCCAACTGAGGGATCGCCTGGCGGCGAGCGGGTACCGGGTCGACCCGTCCTCATGACCGGGTCTTGAAGACTGCGCGCGACTTGAACCGCTGGTAAACTCGTCTGATTGCCTGCAACACCCCGACGTCTTTCCCAGGAGTGACTCGATGACGACCGAAGCACAGCACGCCGCCACGATCTGGCTCAGCAAGGGTGCCTTCGACAAGCTCACGGCCGAGCTCGAGGACAAGAAGGGTCCTCAGCGCGCCAAGATCGTCGCCGAGATCAGTGCTGCGCGCGACGAGGGCGATCTGAAGGAGAACGGCGGCTACCACGCCGCCCGCGAGGCCCAGGGTCGGCTCGAGGGCGAGATCCAGGCGCTGGAGGCGCTGCTCCGCAACGCCGACACCACCGAGCCCGGCGACGACGGCGTGGTCGGCCTCGGCAAGATCGTGACCTTCAAGTTCGACGGTGACGACGACGACGAGGCGGAGGAGCGGCTGATCGCCTCGATCGAGATGAAGGACTTCGCCGGCGGCCTGGAGATCTCCTCGGCGCAGTCGCCGATCGGTGCCGCGCTGCTCGGCGCGAGCGCGGGCGACACCGTCTCCTACGAGGGACCGAACGGTCGCGTGCTCAAGGTCGAGGTGCTCAAGGTCGTGCCGTTCGAGGACTGAGCGCCGCTACCTCCGCCGAGCCTGTCGAGAGCTCTCGACACGCTCGGCGGACGTCATTTCGGACGTCATTTCGGACCTCGTCTGGCTGCCTACTGCGGGTCCTGCTGGCCCTTGGCGGTGCACCCGCGCCAGTCGATCGAGGTCGCCTCGCGCTCGGTGCGCACGGTGATGGTCTGCCGCCCGGAGATCGGGGTGAAGCTGTGCTCGCCGACGGTCGAATGGTCCTCCGCGTAGGCCAGGAGCACGCAGGTCGGATGCGCGGCCGCGTCGTAGATGTGCACGTCGACCGTCACCTTGACCGCGTTCGGCCCCTGCAGCTCCCAGCTCTCCATCGAGGAGCCGACTTTGGGGTGGCTGTGCAGCCACACCGCCCACACGAACCAGCCCACCAGCGCCGCCACGATGACGGCTCCGATGCCCAGGAAGACCGACCGGCCCCGGGCGCTGCCGCCGCCGTACCGCTGGGCGATGTGGGCGGAGGTCGGCTGCTGGTTCACGGGCACATCCTCACACCCCGGCGGTCGAGGGCCGTCATCGGCCTGACCCTAGGATTCACCCATGACGCAGCGCCCCCAGGCCCCGACCAAGGCCGGCCTTCGCCTCATGCACGTCCATGCCCACCCCGACGACGAGTCGAGCAAGGGCGCGGCGTCGACAGCGAGATACGTCGCCGAGGGCGTCGACGTGCACGTCGCCACCTGCACCGGGGGTGAGCGGGGCTCGATCCTGAACCCGAAGATGGACCGGCCCGGGATCTTGGAGAACATCCACGAGATCCGCCGCCAGGAGATGGAGCGGGCCCGCGACATCCTCGGCGTCTCGCAGGACTGGCTGGGCTTCGTCGACTCCGGCTGGCCCGAGCCCGACGAGGAGGGCAACAAGCCGCCGCTGCCGGAGGGGTGCTTCGGGCTCGTCCCGGTCGAGGAGGGCGCCCGCCCGCTGATCCGGTTGATCCGCTCGTTCAAGCCGCACGTGATGACGACGTACGACGAGAACGGCGGCTACCCGCACCCCGACCACATCCAGTGCCACAACATCTCGGTCTACGCCTTCGAGAAGGCGGCCGACCCGGCGTACGAGCCCGAGCTGGGGCCCGCCTGGCAGGTGCTGAAGCTCTACTACCACCACGGCTTCAACCGGCCGAAGGCCGTCGCGCTGCACGAGGCGATGCTCGCGCACGGCCTGGAGTCGCACTACGGCGAGCGCCTGGAGAAGTGGACCAAGGACGACGCCTGGGACGCCCGGGTGACGACCCACGTGCCCTGCGCCGACTACTTCGGCGTGCGCGATCAGGCGCTGCTCGCGCACGCCACCCAGATCGACCCGGACAGCTGGTGGTTCGCCACGCCGCGCGAGCTGGAGAAGCAGGTGTGGCCCACGGAGGACTACGAGCTGGTGACCTCGCACGTGCCGACCTCGGTGCCCGAGGACGACCTGTTCGCTGGCATCAGCGTGGGCTGAGCCGCCTCCCGGACCACCGGGCGCAGTCCGGCCGCCACGAGTAGCGCTCCGGCGAGCACGACAGCCGCGTCGAGACCGATCGCCACCCGGAGCGCCGCCAGCGAGTCCACGCCGCCCGCCGCGATCGCCACGGCGCTCAGCAGCGGTACGCCGAGCGCCATCGCGACCTGCTGGGTCATGGTCGCCAGCCCCGTGGCCAGTCCCTGCTCGCGGTCGGGCAGCCCGGACGTGGCGCTCACCATGAAGGCGACGATCGCCGTGACATGTCCGAGCGCGCCGACGAAGGTCGCCGCCACCACCAGGACGATCGAGGCGGTGGTCTCGCCGACCAGCACGAGGGTGCCGGTGAGCAGCGCCTGGGTGAGGAGCCCCCCGACGGCCGCGCGACGTACGCCGACGGTCTCGATCACCCGGGGTGCCAGCACGCCACCGAGGACGCAGCCGACGCCCATGGCGACCAGCACGAGGCCGGTCTGGAGCGGGTCGAGGCCCAACACCTGCTGCAGGTACATGGTGAGCAGGAAGACCAGGGCCGACTCCATCGCGAAGGTGACCAGGCCGGCGACGTTGCCCCAGGCGACGTTGCGCCGGCGCAGCACCCGGGTGGAGACGAGCGGATGGGGATGCCGCTCCTCGAGCAGCCAGAAGGCCACCAGCAGGATGGCGGCGAGGCCCAGGGTCGCCAGGGTGAGCGGGTCGGTGACGCCGACCGAGCCGGCCCTGGTCGCGCCCATGACCAGCGCGACCAGCCCGAGCGTGACGAGGGTGGCGCCGCCGAGGTCGAGCCGGGCGCGCTCGCGCTCGGCGGAGTCGCGCAGCAGCGCCGGTGCCACCGCCACCACGACGACGGCGATCGGGACGTTGACCAGGAACGCCCAGCGCCAGCTCAGCAGGTCGGTCAGCACGCCTCCCAGGACCGCACCCACGGTGAAGCCGGACGACATCATCACGCTGTTGAGCCCGAGCGCCCGATCGCGCAGCCGGCCCTCGGCGAAGGTGGTGGTGAGCAGCGAGAGCGCGGCCGGTGTGATCGCCGCCGTCGCGAGCCCCTGCGCCGCGCGGGCGAGCAGCAGGATCCCGGGTGAGGGAGCCAGGCCGCCGAGCAGGGACGCTGCGCCGAGGGCCGTCATGCCCACCAGGAACAGCCGGCGGCGGCCGACGAAGTCCGCGACCCGGCCGAACAGCAGGGTGAACCCGGCCGCACCGAGCGCGAAGGTGGTGGCGATCCACTGGACGTCGGCCTTCGCGATGCCCAGGCCCGAGCCGACCGACGGCAGTGCGACGTTGAGGATGGAGAAGTCGACGGCGAGCATGAACTGCGAGGCCAGCAGCAGCACGAGCACGAGCACCTGACGCCGGGTCATGCCGGGTGTCGGTGGCGCACTGTGGTGGGTGAGAGTCGTCATGTCGTCCACGGTCGCGGGGCTCGGCCGGCACAGCGAGCCCCCTGCCGTGCCGTCCATGCGGGTGCCTAGCACCGGCAGGGTCAGGCAGCGGGCCGCCGCGTCGGTCATGATGGCGGGGTGGTCACTGAGCTGGGAGAGTTCCTGCGCAGCCGGAGGGCGGCGATCAGTCCTGAGCAGGCAGGGCTCGTCTCCTACGGCGCTCGGCGCGTCCCCGGCCTGCGGCGCGAGGAGCTCGCGCAGCTGGCCGGCGTGAGCCCGACGTACTACACCCGGCTGGAGCAGTCCGACCAGCACCAGGCATCGGACGCGGTGCTGGATGCGCTCGCCCGCGCACTGCGGCTCTCCGACGGCGAGCGCGAGCACCTGCACCGGCTGGCGCGGCCGGCCGGGCGCGTGTCGACCCCGCGGTGCGCCAGGCCCCGGCCGAGCGCCCTCATGGTGATGCACACCATGCCCTCACCGGCGCTGATCCTCGACCACACCAACGACGTCGTCGCCTGGAACCGGCTGGGCCACCTGCTCCTGGGCCACACCGTGCCCTACGAGCTGCCGGCGACCGAGGAGCGGCCCAACCTCGCCCGGATGCTCTTCCTCGAGCCCGGTGGCACGGCCCTGTACGCCGACCCCGACGAGGCGATGCGCACCATGATCGGCTTCCTCCGCTACTCCTCGGGGCTGTATCCCGACGATCAGCGGCTGAGCCGGCTCGTGGGCGAGCTGGCCCAGCGCAGCGACGCGTTCGCGCAGGTATGGGCCGAGCACCCGGTGGCCGACTGCGGCTTCGGCGTCAAGCGGTTCCGGCATCCTCTCGTAGGACGCCTGGAGCTGACCTACGAGGTGATGCGGCTGCCCGAGAGCAGCCTGCGGATGGTCGTCTACACCGCCGAGCCCGGGAGCGCGACGCACGACGGCCTGGAGCTGCTCGCACGCAGCTGAGCGATCGACGCGCCCGCGCGGGTGCGCCGACGCCGGTCCGACCCCGGTCTGACGCGGGCCCGATGCCGGCCCGATGCCGGCCCGGGGGAGACCTTTTCGCGACCGCGAGCAGGAGTGAGACACTGGAGCCATGCTTCCCCTGCTCCTCACCCTGGCGACCGACCCGGTCCCGACCGACAACAACGTGAAGGCCGGGTGGACGGCGTTCGCCGTCTTCCTGCTGCTGCTCGTGGCCGTCGGTGTTCTGGGCTGGAGCTTCAGCCGTCAGCTGAAGAAGGTCAAGAAGGCGAGCGACGCGGGCGTCTACGACGAGTCGGACGCCCCGCACAAGCACGTCTGAGCCCTCCACAGTCCGGGGGTGAGGGTGTGATCGAGGTGATGGCGACGCTGTCGCCGATCCGTGACTTCGGCACGTGGTCGCGTGGCAACGGTCTGGAGATCGTGCTGCTCGCGATCGGAGCCGTGCTCATCGCGCGGTTCGTGCGCTGGTTCAGCGATGCCGCCACCGCGCGTGAGGAGGCCCGCCGCGCCTCCCAGGACTCGCTGGTCCGCTCCGAGGACGACAAGCACCGTCGCGCGCTCAACCAGGTCATCACCTGGGTGCTGGTGGTGCTCGTCTACATCATCGCGGGGTTGCTCGCGGTGCAGAAGCTGGGCATCGCGCTGGCGGCGTTCATCCCGGTGGCCAGCGTGGCAGGCGTCGCGCTCGGCTTCGGTGCCCAGAAGGTGGTGGCTGACCTGCTCGCCGGCTTCTTCGTGGTGGCCGAGCGGCAGTACGGCTTCGGTGACCTGGTCCGGATCTCGGTGGTGGGCCTGGGCGTGCCGGTGCTCGGCACCGTGGAGAACGTCAGCCTGCGGACCACCACCGTGCGCACCACCACCGGCGAGGTCGTGATCACCCCCAACGGACAGATCGCGCAGGTCACCAACCTGTCGCGGGACTGGGCGCGGGCTGTCATCGACGTACCCGTCTCGGTGACGATGGACGTCAACCGCGTGCTCGCCGTGCTGCGCAAGGCCGGCGAGGCGGCGTTCGCCGACCCGGATCTGCACGCGCTGCTGCTCGACACACCCTCGGTGATGGGGGTGGAGTCGATCGAGGTCGACCAGTTCCAGGTGCGGGTGGTGGCACGCACGCTGCCGGGCAAGCAGTTCGAGGTGGGCCGGGCGCTGCGCGTGCTGATCACCCGCACGCTGCGCTCGGAGGGCATCGTCCTGCAGGCCGAGATCAGCACCGGCGAGCCGACGGGTACCGCATGAGCTTCCTCGACTTCGTGCGCTCCCACCTGCCGCGGCGTTCGACCTGGGCCCTGATCGGCGCCTTCCTGGCGGTGCTGGTGCTCTACCTGTTCGTGCGGCCCGACCAGAACACCGCCGCCCCGGTCGTGGTCGTGCCGCAGCAGACGATCACGCCCTCACCCACGCCGAAGCCGAGCTCCTCGCCGTCGCCCACGCGTACGGCGGAGCCGACGCGTCGGCCGTCCGCGTCCGCGACGTCCTCGACGCCGACCCGCACCTCCTCGCCGCGGCCGTCCTCCGCGAGCCCCGAGACGTCGGCGCCGGCGACCTCGCCGACGCCCACCCAGCCGGCGACCTCGGCGCCGCCCGCCACCTCCCCGACGCCGAGCGCGTCGGGCAGCTCCGCGGCGCTGGGGAACGCCCCCGCCTCGTCGAGCACCGACTGAGCGTTCCTGCGGCTGACGGCGACGGATTGTCGGTCGTCGCTGGCATCCTTCGCGCCATGTCCCGACCCGTCCTGCTCCTCCGGTGTCTGCTGGGCGTCGTGTTCCTGCTGCCGGTCGGGCTGGTGGCGGGCTGTGGGGTCACGGTGACGAGCACGGTGCAGCCGGCGCACCCGCCTGCCGCCGGCCCGGCGAGCGGCCCGGCGAGTGGCCCGGCGAGTGGCGCAGCCTCGGTTGACCTCGACGCCGCGCGCGCCGACCTGGCCCGGCTGGCGGTGAAGGGTCGTGCTCCGATGACCGGCTACGACCGCGACGCGTTCGGGCCGGCCTGGAGCGACGACACGGACGATCGGTGGGGTCACAACGGCTGCGACACCCGCAACGACGTGCTGCGACGCGATCTCGCCGACGTCGTGCTCAAACCCGGCACGCACGGCTGCGTGGTCCTCGCCGGCACGCTGCACGATCCGTACGGCGCCGCCACCATCGACTTCGTCCGCGGCGTCGGCACCAGCACCGCCGTCCAGATCGACCACGTCGTCGCGCTCGGCGACGCCTGGCAGACCGGTGCCCAGCGGTGGACCGCACAGCGACGGCGGTCGTTCGCCAACGATCCCGGCGAGCTGCTGGCCGTCAGCGGCCCGATCAACGAGTCCAAGGGCGACGGCGACGCTGCCACG from Nocardioides sp. BP30 encodes:
- the ilvA gene encoding threonine ammonia-lyase — translated: MSDLSSCGVELDDIRAARELVRGVVIETPVETSRWLSDLVGAPVLLKCENLQRTGSFKSRGAYVRIARLTDEERAKGVVAASAGNHAQGVALAARLTGASATVFMPEGAPIPKERATRGYGADVLFAGRTVDESLAAAHEYAARTGAVLIHPFDHPDIIAGQGTVGLEILEQVPDVRTVVVPAGGGGLIAGVAVAIKAQRPDVRVVGVQAEGAASYPTSLAAGGPVPLAAMKTMADGIAVGRPGDLTFAAVRDHVDEIRTVTEESISRALLSLLERAKLVVEPAGAVGIAALLDEPGAFEGPVAVVLSGGNIDPLLLSKVIRHGLAADGRYLVLRVVLDDAPGALAGLLALIAEAGANVVHVSHGRTDPALSVDQVEVLLQLETRGLVHAAQLRDRLAASGYRVDPSS
- the greA gene encoding transcription elongation factor GreA, which gives rise to MTTEAQHAATIWLSKGAFDKLTAELEDKKGPQRAKIVAEISAARDEGDLKENGGYHAAREAQGRLEGEIQALEALLRNADTTEPGDDGVVGLGKIVTFKFDGDDDDEAEERLIASIEMKDFAGGLEISSAQSPIGAALLGASAGDTVSYEGPNGRVLKVEVLKVVPFED
- a CDS encoding DUF4307 domain-containing protein, with protein sequence MNQQPTSAHIAQRYGGGSARGRSVFLGIGAVIVAALVGWFVWAVWLHSHPKVGSSMESWELQGPNAVKVTVDVHIYDAAAHPTCVLLAYAEDHSTVGEHSFTPISGRQTITVRTEREATSIDWRGCTAKGQQDPQ
- the mca gene encoding mycothiol conjugate amidase Mca, with product MTQRPQAPTKAGLRLMHVHAHPDDESSKGAASTARYVAEGVDVHVATCTGGERGSILNPKMDRPGILENIHEIRRQEMERARDILGVSQDWLGFVDSGWPEPDEEGNKPPLPEGCFGLVPVEEGARPLIRLIRSFKPHVMTTYDENGGYPHPDHIQCHNISVYAFEKAADPAYEPELGPAWQVLKLYYHHGFNRPKAVALHEAMLAHGLESHYGERLEKWTKDDAWDARVTTHVPCADYFGVRDQALLAHATQIDPDSWWFATPRELEKQVWPTEDYELVTSHVPTSVPEDDLFAGISVG
- a CDS encoding MFS transporter, producing the protein MTTLTHHSAPPTPGMTRRQVLVLVLLLASQFMLAVDFSILNVALPSVGSGLGIAKADVQWIATTFALGAAGFTLLFGRVADFVGRRRLFLVGMTALGAASLLGGLAPSPGILLLARAAQGLATAAITPAALSLLTTTFAEGRLRDRALGLNSVMMSSGFTVGAVLGGVLTDLLSWRWAFLVNVPIAVVVVAVAPALLRDSAERERARLDLGGATLVTLGLVALVMGATRAGSVGVTDPLTLATLGLAAILLVAFWLLEERHPHPLVSTRVLRRRNVAWGNVAGLVTFAMESALVFLLTMYLQQVLGLDPLQTGLVLVAMGVGCVLGGVLAPRVIETVGVRRAAVGGLLTQALLTGTLVLVGETTASIVLVVAATFVGALGHVTAIVAFMVSATSGLPDREQGLATGLATMTQQVAMALGVPLLSAVAIAAGGVDSLAALRVAIGLDAAVVLAGALLVAAGLRPVVREAAQPTLMPANRSSSGTEVGTCEVTSS
- a CDS encoding helix-turn-helix transcriptional regulator translates to MVTELGEFLRSRRAAISPEQAGLVSYGARRVPGLRREELAQLAGVSPTYYTRLEQSDQHQASDAVLDALARALRLSDGEREHLHRLARPAGRVSTPRCARPRPSALMVMHTMPSPALILDHTNDVVAWNRLGHLLLGHTVPYELPATEERPNLARMLFLEPGGTALYADPDEAMRTMIGFLRYSSGLYPDDQRLSRLVGELAQRSDAFAQVWAEHPVADCGFGVKRFRHPLVGRLELTYEVMRLPESSLRMVVYTAEPGSATHDGLELLARS
- a CDS encoding mechanosensitive ion channel family protein is translated as MATLSPIRDFGTWSRGNGLEIVLLAIGAVLIARFVRWFSDAATAREEARRASQDSLVRSEDDKHRRALNQVITWVLVVLVYIIAGLLAVQKLGIALAAFIPVASVAGVALGFGAQKVVADLLAGFFVVAERQYGFGDLVRISVVGLGVPVLGTVENVSLRTTTVRTTTGEVVITPNGQIAQVTNLSRDWARAVIDVPVSVTMDVNRVLAVLRKAGEAAFADPDLHALLLDTPSVMGVESIEVDQFQVRVVARTLPGKQFEVGRALRVLITRTLRSEGIVLQAEISTGEPTGTA
- a CDS encoding HNH endonuclease family protein, translated to MSRPVLLLRCLLGVVFLLPVGLVAGCGVTVTSTVQPAHPPAAGPASGPASGPASGAASVDLDAARADLARLAVKGRAPMTGYDRDAFGPAWSDDTDDRWGHNGCDTRNDVLRRDLADVVLKPGTHGCVVLAGTLHDPYGAATIDFVRGVGTSTAVQIDHVVALGDAWQTGAQRWTAQRRRSFANDPGELLAVSGPINESKGDGDAATWLPPYKGFRCAYVARQVAVKRAYGLWVTPAEHDAIARVLAGCGA